The proteins below come from a single Fastidiosipila sanguinis genomic window:
- a CDS encoding alanine/glycine:cation symporter family protein — translation MDNFLKAVDNINSVLGNFTVIFIVAVGIYYLFRLRGFQFRRFGYAMSHIFSGLKGKKELKEGEVSPIQAISTALAGAFGVGNITGVTTAVTLGGPGALVWLMTSALLGMGTKYAEIFLAVNFRERNDVGDWVGGPMYYIKNGLKKHWHWLATFFALSASFAALSTGNAIQVGNIADSINTSIQSFVPEAANYSQWISAGIGLVLMFVVGFILVGGVQRIGSLAESVVPPMAMIYLLACFIAIGTSYTQIPTAFYEMFVGAFNPQAIFGGTVAISVKSAVEMGIKRGVFSNEAGLGTAPMAHAASSEENPVKQGMYALLEVFSTLLICLVNGLLITVCLPKDVLNYGVEGTSAMNAQALGTVLGDRIGALTVALALSLFAFTTIISWGLYGIRCAEYVFGGTGRKVYLGIYTIAVFLGSLLDLTLIWGIADIANSLMIIPNCTALLLLGGVVTEKTRAYFSGVDAEKQKLRDKQRA, via the coding sequence ATGGATAATTTCTTGAAAGCTGTCGATAACATTAATTCAGTTCTCGGCAATTTCACAGTTATATTTATTGTTGCAGTAGGTATTTACTATCTATTCAGATTAAGAGGATTTCAATTTAGACGTTTCGGATATGCTATGTCACATATCTTCAGTGGTCTAAAAGGGAAAAAAGAACTTAAAGAAGGTGAAGTTTCCCCTATACAAGCTATATCAACAGCTTTAGCAGGAGCTTTTGGTGTTGGTAATATTACTGGTGTTACTACTGCTGTTACACTTGGAGGACCTGGTGCTCTAGTATGGTTGATGACCTCAGCTCTTCTAGGTATGGGTACTAAATATGCTGAAATTTTCTTAGCAGTTAACTTCCGTGAGCGTAATGACGTTGGTGACTGGGTTGGCGGACCTATGTACTACATTAAGAATGGTCTCAAAAAGCACTGGCATTGGCTAGCAACATTCTTTGCTTTGTCTGCTTCATTCGCAGCTTTATCAACAGGTAACGCAATCCAAGTCGGTAACATTGCTGACTCTATTAATACATCTATTCAATCCTTTGTTCCAGAAGCTGCTAATTATTCACAATGGATTTCTGCAGGTATTGGTCTAGTTCTAATGTTTGTAGTTGGATTCATTCTAGTTGGTGGTGTCCAAAGAATCGGTTCATTAGCAGAAAGCGTTGTTCCACCAATGGCAATGATTTATTTACTTGCTTGCTTCATCGCTATCGGTACTAGCTATACACAAATTCCTACTGCCTTCTACGAAATGTTTGTAGGTGCATTCAACCCACAAGCTATATTCGGTGGTACTGTTGCTATTAGTGTAAAAAGCGCTGTTGAAATGGGTATTAAGCGTGGTGTATTCAGTAATGAAGCTGGTCTAGGTACTGCTCCTATGGCTCACGCTGCAAGTAGTGAAGAAAACCCTGTAAAACAAGGTATGTATGCACTTCTAGAAGTTTTCTCAACTTTATTAATTTGTTTAGTAAACGGACTTTTAATTACTGTATGTCTTCCAAAAGATGTTTTAAACTATGGTGTTGAAGGTACTAGTGCAATGAATGCTCAAGCTTTGGGTACTGTTTTGGGTGATAGAATTGGTGCCTTAACAGTCGCTCTAGCACTTAGTCTATTTGCCTTTACTACAATTATCAGTTGGGGACTTTATGGTATCCGTTGTGCAGAATATGTATTCGGCGGAACTGGTAGAAAAGTTTATCTAGGTATTTATACAATTGCTGTTTTCTTAGGTTCATTATTAGATTTGACATTAATCTGGGGTATAGCAGATATAGCCAATAGTTTGATGATTATTCCTAACTGTACTGCTTTGCTACTATTAGGTGGTGTTGTTACAGAGAAAACAAGAGCCTATTTCTCAGGTGTTGATGCCGAGAAGCAAAAATTAAGAGATAAACAAAGAGCTTAA
- a CDS encoding peptidoglycan amidohydrolase family protein, which translates to MVSKEQKNKFINWFEERLGKVKYSMDLDKRQGPDYYDCSSAVFNALIAAGILDEGHIIGSTEDLFALDGIIFEEIDFSELQSGDIFVAGEKGNSLGSNGHTGVYYSDDKIIHCNYKDNGISITEIEGRVGGPPVYWYRFK; encoded by the coding sequence GTGGTAAGTAAAGAGCAAAAAAATAAATTTATTAATTGGTTTGAAGAGAGACTTGGAAAAGTTAAATACTCTATGGATTTAGATAAACGTCAAGGGCCAGATTACTATGATTGTTCGAGTGCAGTATTCAATGCTCTAATTGCTGCAGGAATTCTTGATGAAGGTCATATTATTGGTAGCACTGAAGATTTATTTGCATTAGATGGAATTATCTTCGAAGAAATAGACTTTTCGGAGCTACAATCAGGTGATATTTTTGTAGCAGGTGAAAAGGGGAACTCTCTAGGCTCGAATGGGCACACTGGGGTATATTACTCAGACGATAAAATTATTCATTGTAATTACAAAGACAATGGTATTAGCATTACTGAAATTGAAGGTAGAGTGGGTGGACCGCCAGTTTATTGGTATAGGTTTAAATAA
- a CDS encoding GNAT family N-acetyltransferase has translation MELRDLGRNDLPGIFNLLKETWYLDEEIIDPEVNDAKVSLDLDNVLSKSSWAKVVVDEEEVKAVITARVNGESSNLGMLGNNWPEALLTIVKASEKERSDFINYKLDKENKYSKMLEEHNDSDAEIVLLIVDPTFQGHGVGRKLFKECLDYFRRNNVKKFNLKTDSACNYNFYDHMGMTCVAQEAIAEGSDFTFLLYEGEVE, from the coding sequence ATGGAATTAAGAGATCTTGGAAGAAATGATTTGCCAGGAATATTTAATTTGCTCAAAGAAACTTGGTATTTAGATGAAGAAATTATTGATCCAGAAGTAAATGATGCTAAAGTTTCATTGGATTTGGATAATGTGCTTAGTAAAAGTTCATGGGCAAAAGTGGTAGTAGATGAGGAAGAAGTTAAGGCTGTTATAACAGCAAGAGTAAATGGAGAATCAAGTAATCTAGGAATGCTAGGTAACAACTGGCCGGAAGCGTTGCTGACAATAGTTAAAGCTTCAGAAAAAGAGAGAAGTGATTTTATTAATTACAAACTTGACAAAGAAAATAAGTACTCCAAAATGCTGGAAGAACATAATGATTCAGATGCAGAGATAGTATTGTTAATTGTAGATCCTACTTTTCAAGGACATGGTGTAGGTAGAAAGTTATTTAAAGAATGTTTAGATTACTTTAGACGAAATAATGTGAAAAAGTTTAACCTCAAAACTGATTCTGCTTGCAACTATAATTTTTATGATCATATGGGGATGACTTGTGTAGCTCAAGAAGCGATAGCAGAAGGTAGTGATTTTACTTTTCTACTTTATGAAGGCGAAGTAGAATAG